In the genome of Labrus mixtus chromosome 21, fLabMix1.1, whole genome shotgun sequence, one region contains:
- the ankrd22 gene encoding ankyrin repeat domain-containing protein 22 — protein sequence MGLVYSEPACQSAYDGDVRQLYQVLKKDPTDLNIQEEHNGDTPVIAACRHGNLRVVEYLLKNGADVHLTNKKQRNCLHYASKRSFSLLDYLMIAILMPILLLGYFLMLQKQRQHAALMKAVLTSEVDVNAVDYKGNTALHYVCQRKNHRVVPLLLERNANANIRNKDGETPLDIATRLKFKKIIILLKKTH from the exons ccgGCCTGTCAATCAGCGTACGATGGAGACGTCCGTCAGCTGTATCAGGTCTTGAAGAAGGATCCGACTGACCTAAACATCCAGGAGGAGCACAACGGGGACACCCCTGTCATCGCGGCCTGTCGCCACGGCAACCTGAGGGTGGTCGAGTACCTGCTGAAGAACGGGGCCGACGTCCACCTGACCAATaag aagCAGAGGAACTGTCTTCACTACGCGTCCAAGAGAAGTTTCTCTCTGCTGGATTATCTCATGATCGCCATCCTGATGCCCATCCTGCTGCTCGGATACTTCCTCATG ctgcagaaacagaggcAGCACGCGGCTCTGATGAAGGCGGTCCTGACCAGCGAAGTCGACGTCAATGCCGTCGACTAC AAAGGAAACACAGCTCTTCATTACGTCTGTCAGAGGAAAAACCATCGTGTGGTTCCTCTGCTGCTGGAAAGGAACGCCAACGCCAACATTAGAAATAAA GACGGAGAAACGCCGCTGGACATCGCCACCAGGCTGAAGTTTAAAAAGATCATTATCCTGCTGAAGAAGACACACTGA